The following are from one region of the Roseobacter fucihabitans genome:
- a CDS encoding GNAT family N-acetyltransferase, translating to MRAPQPSDLEAFTAFRTSGRAVGVGGPYTREQAFESLCGVVGHWQIEGYGRWIIADADDIPLGIVGLSNSPDWPEPEISWSVFAPAEGKGVAFEAAMATRSYAYTVLGWPTVISCVSPDNIRSHALAKRMGATRDGSFVHDELGELLIHRHQPARHVA from the coding sequence ATGCGCGCGCCCCAGCCCTCGGATTTGGAGGCCTTTACGGCGTTCCGCACCTCTGGGCGTGCCGTTGGTGTTGGCGGTCCCTATACGCGTGAACAGGCCTTTGAAAGCCTTTGCGGCGTGGTTGGTCACTGGCAAATCGAAGGCTATGGCCGCTGGATCATCGCGGATGCGGATGACATCCCCTTGGGCATTGTGGGCCTGTCCAACAGCCCCGACTGGCCCGAACCGGAAATCTCATGGTCCGTCTTTGCGCCCGCCGAAGGCAAGGGTGTGGCATTCGAGGCCGCAATGGCCACCCGCAGCTATGCCTACACCGTTTTGGGATGGCCCACGGTCATTAGCTGCGTGTCGCCCGACAATATCCGCAGCCACGCATTAGCTAAGCGCATGGGGGCCACCCGCGACGGCAGCTTTGTGCATGACGAACTGGGTGAGCTTCTCATCCACCGACATCAGCCGGCAAGGCATGTCGCATGA
- a CDS encoding GNAT family N-acetyltransferase: protein MTDIPTLETNRLILRGPEPEDYPDFKATFTSYRARFMGGPLNAYESWMLYAAEIGHWQIRGYGMWMIHDQVTDETYGMAGAWKPAKWPEAEIAWVIWPEMNGKGYALEATHAVRKYLYEQKGWETAVSYIDPKNLDSIRLAERLGALKDAEAQTIDGNDSVYRHPTPEALAGTQLAHGIDMEISHYADPLFKPKGWALD from the coding sequence ATGACAGACATCCCCACACTCGAAACCAACCGCCTGATCCTGCGTGGTCCGGAGCCCGAGGATTATCCGGATTTCAAGGCGACCTTCACCAGCTACCGCGCGCGCTTCATGGGCGGACCGCTGAATGCTTATGAATCCTGGATGCTCTATGCCGCCGAAATCGGCCATTGGCAGATCCGCGGCTATGGCATGTGGATGATCCACGACCAGGTCACGGATGAGACCTACGGCATGGCCGGAGCGTGGAAGCCCGCAAAATGGCCGGAAGCGGAGATCGCCTGGGTGATCTGGCCTGAAATGAACGGCAAGGGCTATGCGCTGGAGGCGACCCATGCCGTGCGCAAGTATCTATATGAGCAAAAGGGCTGGGAAACCGCCGTCAGCTACATTGACCCCAAGAACCTCGACAGCATCCGGCTGGCCGAACGGCTGGGGGCGCTCAAGGACGCTGAGGCCCAAACCATCGATGGCAATGATTCCGTCTATCGCCACCCCACGCCCGAAGCACTCGCCGGGACCCAGCTGGCCCATGGCATTGACATGGAAATCAGCCATTACGCTGATCCGCTGTTCAAACCGAAAGGATGGGCCCTTGACTGA
- a CDS encoding chorismate mutase, translated as MSDNVTRAAEVLKEHRASIDRLDAILVYTLGERFKHTQAVGKLKANHDLPPSDPAREASQIERLEDLARRAELDPEFAKKFLNFIIAEVIQHHHQHQK; from the coding sequence ATGAGCGATAACGTGACCCGCGCCGCCGAAGTGCTCAAGGAGCATCGTGCTTCCATCGACCGGCTCGATGCGATCCTCGTCTATACGCTGGGCGAACGGTTCAAGCACACTCAGGCTGTGGGTAAACTCAAAGCCAACCACGACCTTCCCCCCTCCGATCCCGCGCGTGAAGCGAGCCAGATCGAGCGGCTCGAAGATTTGGCAAGGCGGGCCGAACTGGACCCTGAATTTGCCAAGAAGTTTCTCAACTTCATCATCGCTGAAGTCATTCAGCATCACCATCAACATCAGAAATAA
- a CDS encoding AtpZ/AtpI family protein: MLNHPKGCFDVTGDDPKQRMEQLEARIAAAKQAQAPKPRSDEHYSQAQHAWRMVIELVAGLGIGFGIGYGLDWLFGTIPIFLVLFTMLGLAAGVKTMLRSAQEMQEKKVAQEAETKDGEP; the protein is encoded by the coding sequence ATGCTCAACCATCCAAAGGGGTGTTTTGACGTGACCGGTGATGACCCAAAGCAGCGCATGGAGCAGCTTGAGGCGAGGATCGCAGCGGCAAAACAGGCGCAGGCACCAAAGCCCCGGTCGGATGAGCACTACTCTCAGGCGCAACATGCCTGGCGAATGGTGATCGAACTTGTGGCCGGTCTTGGGATCGGTTTCGGCATCGGATATGGGCTGGACTGGCTCTTTGGGACGATCCCAATTTTTCTGGTGCTGTTCACGATGCTGGGCCTGGCGGCTGGGGTGAAAACGATGCTCCGCTCCGCACAGGAGATGCAGGAAAAGAAAGTGGCCCAAGAGGCCGAAACGAAAGACGGGGAGCCCTGA
- a CDS encoding LysR substrate-binding domain-containing protein, with the protein MSRTLPPLNALRAFEAAGRHQSFSRAAEELGVSHSSISRHIRGLEDRLNRQLFRDQARGVVLSREGAAYLAEITPALDAISEATGRLVERAEGVINVNSEPLFATKWVIPRLVEFQRAHPQIDVRLEASRGLADIERYEADMAIRFLSVAGSNPDAILISDAPLYPYAAPGLVDLPLASPTGLLEYPLLRDRTSGTWGYWFDLAGHPVDPTRVPGAGWRMRSPLAFEAALAGHGVLLTSADVTAHDVAAGRLARLSDVGFREGGYYLVLGEGVLRRKPVRLFKEWLLARSKGLRGQPV; encoded by the coding sequence ATGAGCCGTACATTGCCTCCCCTCAATGCCCTGCGCGCCTTTGAGGCAGCGGGGCGGCATCAGAGCTTTTCGCGCGCCGCAGAGGAACTCGGCGTCAGCCATTCCTCGATCAGCCGCCACATTCGTGGTTTGGAAGACCGCCTCAACCGCCAATTGTTCCGCGATCAGGCGCGCGGGGTGGTGTTGAGCCGCGAGGGAGCCGCTTACCTGGCGGAAATAACCCCGGCGCTGGATGCCATAAGCGAGGCGACGGGGCGGCTGGTTGAACGCGCCGAAGGGGTGATCAATGTCAACAGCGAGCCGCTTTTTGCCACCAAATGGGTGATCCCTCGGCTGGTGGAATTCCAGCGCGCGCATCCGCAGATAGATGTCCGTCTGGAAGCCTCGCGCGGTCTGGCGGATATCGAGCGTTATGAGGCCGATATGGCGATCCGGTTCCTGTCGGTCGCAGGATCAAATCCGGATGCGATCCTGATCAGTGACGCGCCGCTTTATCCCTATGCGGCACCCGGATTGGTGGATTTGCCGCTGGCATCGCCCACTGGCCTTTTGGAATATCCGTTGCTGCGGGACCGCACCAGTGGGACCTGGGGGTATTGGTTTGATCTCGCGGGCCACCCCGTTGATCCCACCCGCGTGCCCGGTGCAGGGTGGCGCATGCGCTCGCCGCTGGCATTTGAAGCGGCGTTGGCGGGGCATGGCGTCTTGCTGACTTCGGCGGATGTGACGGCGCATGATGTCGCGGCGGGGCGTCTTGCGCGGCTCTCGGATGTGGGCTTCCGGGAGGGGGGGTATTATCTGGTGCTCGGCGAAGGTGTGTTGCGCCGCAAGCCGGTGCGCTTGTTCAAGGAGTGGCTGCTGGCGCGCAGCAAAGGTTTGCGTGGACAGCCGGTTTGA
- the rimM gene encoding ribosome maturation factor RimM (Essential for efficient processing of 16S rRNA), whose amino-acid sequence MNAARVCVGAIGGSYGVRGELRIKSFCAVAEDIESYSPLTCDTGNRAFHLALIRPIKNGFVARIAEVTGKEEADALKGTQLFARRDQLPSLPDDEYYHADLIGLQVLDTGGTLLGSVKNVLDHGAGDLLDIQRPGSSETVLLPFTRVAVPTVDLGMGRIVVDPPDGLF is encoded by the coding sequence ATGAATGCAGCAAGGGTTTGTGTCGGTGCCATCGGTGGCTCTTATGGGGTGCGCGGCGAGCTGCGTATCAAGAGCTTTTGCGCCGTCGCCGAAGACATCGAAAGCTATAGCCCGCTGACCTGTGACACCGGCAACCGGGCGTTTCACCTCGCGCTGATCCGCCCTATCAAAAACGGTTTTGTTGCCCGAATTGCGGAAGTCACCGGCAAGGAGGAAGCCGATGCGCTGAAGGGCACGCAGCTTTTTGCGCGGCGCGACCAATTGCCGTCCCTGCCGGATGATGAATATTACCATGCGGACCTGATCGGTTTGCAGGTGCTGGATACCGGCGGCACCCTGTTGGGCTCGGTCAAGAACGTACTCGATCACGGCGCGGGCGACTTGCTCGACATCCAACGCCCCGGATCGTCTGAGACGGTATTGCTGCCCTTCACACGCGTTGCGGTGCCAACCGTCGATCTGGGGATGGGGCGTATTGTCGTGGACCCGCCAGACGGGCTCTTCTGA
- the rpsP gene encoding 30S ribosomal protein S16, which yields MAMKIRLARGGSKKRPFYRIVASDSRMPRDGRFIEKLGTYNPLLPKDSEERVKMDVERIQHWLGQGAQPTDRVARMLEAAGLKEKTERSNPNKGTPGKKAQERAEEKAAKAAAPAEEEASAE from the coding sequence ATGGCTATGAAAATTCGTCTCGCCCGCGGCGGCTCCAAGAAACGCCCCTTTTACCGTATTGTCGCAAGTGACAGCCGCATGCCACGCGACGGTCGTTTCATCGAGAAACTGGGCACCTATAATCCGCTGCTGCCCAAGGACAGCGAAGAGCGCGTGAAAATGGACGTCGAGCGCATTCAGCACTGGCTGGGTCAGGGCGCACAGCCCACGGACCGTGTCGCGCGCATGTTGGAAGCCGCTGGTTTGAAAGAGAAAACCGAGCGTAGCAACCCCAACAAGGGCACACCGGGCAAGAAAGCCCAGGAGCGCGCAGAAGAGAAAGCCGCCAAGGCAGCAGCGCCGGCTGAGGAAGAAGCAAGCGCCGAGTAA
- the ffh gene encoding signal recognition particle protein, producing MFENLSERLSGVFDRLTKQGALSEEDVATALREVRVALLEADVSLPVARDFVKVVQEKATGQAVTKSITPGQQVVKIVHDALIDVLKGEGEPGALKIDNPPAPILMVGLQGSGKTTTTAKLAKRLKDRDGKRVLMASLDVNRPAAMEQLAILGAQIGVDTLPIVKGEDPVAIAKRAKTQAGLGGYDVYMLDTAGRLHIDAELIAQAAAVRDVANPRETLLVVDGLTGQDAVNVATEFDDKIGVSGVVLTRMDGDGRGGAALSMRAVTGKPIKYVGLGEKMDAIETFEPERIAGRILGMGDIVALVEKAQETLELEQSERMMKRMAKGQFNMNDLKMQLEQMIKMGGMQGMMGMMPGMGKMAKQVENAGFDDKVLKHQIALIQSMTKKERANPQILQASRKKRIAKGAGMEVSELNKLLKMQRQMGDMMKKMGKMGKGGMLKQAMKGMMGGKGAGMDPSQMDPKQLEAAAKAMGGKLPGGMGGMGGGMALPPGLSGFGKKK from the coding sequence ATGTTTGAAAACCTCTCCGAGCGCCTCTCCGGCGTCTTTGACCGGCTGACAAAACAAGGCGCGCTCTCCGAGGAGGACGTGGCCACCGCCCTGCGCGAGGTCCGTGTGGCCCTGTTGGAGGCGGACGTTTCCCTCCCCGTGGCGCGCGATTTCGTCAAGGTGGTGCAGGAAAAAGCCACCGGCCAGGCCGTCACCAAATCCATCACGCCGGGTCAGCAGGTCGTCAAGATCGTGCATGACGCTTTGATTGATGTGCTTAAAGGCGAAGGCGAACCGGGTGCGCTAAAAATCGACAACCCGCCCGCGCCAATCCTGATGGTTGGCCTGCAAGGCTCGGGTAAAACCACCACCACCGCGAAACTGGCCAAACGGCTCAAAGACCGTGATGGCAAACGCGTGCTGATGGCCTCCCTCGACGTCAACCGTCCCGCGGCGATGGAACAGCTCGCGATCCTGGGTGCGCAAATCGGCGTCGACACGCTCCCCATCGTCAAAGGCGAAGACCCCGTCGCCATCGCCAAGCGCGCCAAAACCCAAGCGGGTCTGGGTGGCTATGATGTGTATATGCTCGACACGGCCGGTCGTTTGCACATTGACGCGGAACTGATCGCCCAGGCCGCCGCCGTGCGCGATGTCGCCAACCCGCGCGAAACGTTGCTGGTGGTCGATGGTCTGACCGGGCAGGACGCGGTCAATGTGGCCACCGAATTTGACGATAAAATCGGCGTCTCCGGCGTCGTCCTGACCCGGATGGATGGCGACGGACGTGGCGGTGCGGCCCTTTCGATGCGCGCGGTCACCGGCAAGCCGATCAAATACGTCGGCTTGGGCGAAAAGATGGACGCCATCGAAACCTTCGAGCCGGAACGCATCGCGGGCCGGATCCTCGGCATGGGCGACATCGTGGCCCTGGTCGAAAAGGCCCAGGAAACGCTCGAACTGGAACAATCCGAGCGCATGATGAAGCGCATGGCCAAGGGTCAGTTCAACATGAACGACCTCAAAATGCAGCTTGAACAGATGATCAAAATGGGCGGCATGCAGGGCATGATGGGCATGATGCCCGGCATGGGTAAAATGGCCAAACAGGTCGAAAACGCAGGCTTTGACGACAAGGTGCTCAAACACCAGATCGCCCTGATCCAATCCATGACCAAAAAGGAACGCGCCAATCCGCAAATCCTGCAAGCGAGCCGTAAAAAGCGGATCGCCAAGGGCGCGGGTATGGAAGTTTCCGAGCTCAACAAGCTTCTGAAAATGCAGCGCCAGATGGGCGATATGATGAAGAAGATGGGCAAAATGGGCAAAGGCGGCATGCTCAAACAGGCCATGAAGGGCATGATGGGTGGTAAGGGCGCGGGCATGGACCCCTCCCAGATGGACCCCAAACAACTCGAAGCGGCAGCCAAAGCAATGGGCGGCAAACTCCCCGGTGGCATGGGTGGTATGGGCGGCGGCATGGCCCTGCCTCCCGGCCTGTCAGGGTTCGGCAAAAAGAAATGA
- a CDS encoding F0F1 ATP synthase subunit B', producing MATETHSADAAASGGMPQLDFSTWANQIFWLVITLVVIYMILSRVALPRIAAVLAERQGTITNDVAAAEDLKVKAQEAEAAYDKALVDARAEAHRIVGEAKAEIQADLDVAIAKADAEISAKAAESEKAIAEIRAGALDAVKEVATDTAQEIISAMGGKADAKAISSAVETRLKG from the coding sequence ATGGCTACCGAAACACATAGCGCTGATGCTGCTGCCTCCGGGGGCATGCCACAGCTCGATTTCTCTACCTGGGCAAACCAGATCTTCTGGTTGGTGATCACGCTGGTCGTGATCTATATGATTTTGTCGCGCGTGGCTCTGCCCCGGATTGCGGCTGTTCTGGCGGAACGCCAGGGTACGATAACAAACGACGTGGCCGCTGCCGAAGATCTCAAGGTCAAGGCGCAGGAAGCCGAAGCCGCCTATGATAAGGCGTTGGTGGATGCCCGCGCAGAGGCGCACCGGATTGTTGGTGAAGCCAAAGCGGAAATTCAGGCGGATCTGGATGTGGCCATCGCCAAAGCAGATGCCGAGATTTCGGCCAAGGCCGCCGAGTCCGAGAAGGCCATCGCGGAAATACGCGCTGGCGCTTTGGACGCAGTGAAAGAAGTCGCCACCGATACCGCGCAGGAAATCATCTCTGCGATGGGTGGTAAGGCCGATGCAAAGGCGATTTCATCCGCCGTTGAAACACGGTTGAAAGGATAA
- a CDS encoding LysR family transcriptional regulator yields MDNWDEIRTAFQVARMGTVSGAADVLGVHHATVIRHIDALEKRLGVKLFQRHARGYTATEAGQDLLRVAQATDDQFSQLAGRIKGLGDEVSGELVVTSLISLAPRMVPLLAQFQTRYPDVIVRYLTGDRLFRLEYGEAHIAIRAGSVPDQPDNVVQGFHQQQVGLFATKTYLKANGTPKVLADFKGHRFVGHDNDNSRAPFNRWLRAHIPAASLTFRSTETQALEEAVKSGAGIGFLPLIEARKNPELVEVFERQEEWFAPLWLVTHVDLHRTTKVQAFLTFLKEETKDWAV; encoded by the coding sequence ATGGATAATTGGGACGAAATCAGAACCGCCTTTCAGGTCGCGCGCATGGGCACGGTCAGCGGTGCAGCGGATGTTCTCGGGGTCCATCATGCCACGGTGATCCGTCACATCGACGCGCTGGAAAAACGGCTGGGTGTCAAGCTGTTCCAGCGTCACGCGCGCGGATATACGGCGACCGAAGCGGGTCAGGATCTGTTGCGCGTCGCCCAGGCCACGGATGATCAGTTCAGCCAGTTGGCCGGGCGCATCAAGGGTCTGGGCGATGAGGTGTCGGGTGAATTGGTCGTGACCTCCCTCATCAGCCTCGCGCCCCGGATGGTGCCGCTTCTGGCGCAGTTCCAGACGCGTTACCCGGATGTGATCGTGCGCTATCTCACCGGGGACCGGCTGTTCCGGCTGGAATACGGCGAGGCGCATATCGCGATCCGCGCAGGTTCGGTGCCGGATCAACCGGACAATGTGGTGCAGGGGTTTCATCAGCAGCAGGTCGGGTTATTCGCCACGAAAACCTACCTCAAAGCCAATGGCACGCCAAAGGTTTTGGCGGATTTCAAGGGCCACCGATTTGTCGGACATGACAATGACAACAGCCGCGCGCCCTTCAACCGCTGGCTGCGCGCGCATATCCCGGCGGCCTCGCTGACGTTTCGCTCCACGGAGACCCAGGCGTTGGAGGAGGCCGTAAAGTCCGGCGCGGGCATTGGCTTTCTGCCCCTCATCGAGGCGCGCAAGAACCCCGAGTTGGTCGAGGTCTTTGAGCGGCAGGAAGAATGGTTCGCCCCGCTCTGGTTGGTCACCCATGTCGACCTGCACCGCACTACCAAGGTGCAGGCCTTCCTGACCTTTCTCAAGGAAGAGACGAAAGATTGGGCGGTTTGA
- a CDS encoding NIPSNAP family protein has product MITCFLKYEIDPAKLADFEIYAKAWIHNINRMGGTHHGYWLPSEGPNDLAWCGFSFSSLAAYEEYRTAMATDPACIATYAHSERTGCIRRYDRYFTRPVLKGESPADLGLM; this is encoded by the coding sequence ATGATCACCTGTTTTCTGAAATATGAAATCGATCCGGCAAAGCTGGCGGATTTCGAAATCTACGCCAAGGCATGGATCCATAACATCAACCGCATGGGCGGAACCCATCATGGCTATTGGCTGCCCTCTGAGGGGCCCAATGATCTGGCGTGGTGCGGTTTCAGCTTCTCCTCACTCGCGGCTTATGAAGAGTACCGCACAGCGATGGCCACCGACCCCGCCTGCATCGCGACCTACGCCCATTCCGAGCGCACAGGTTGTATCCGCCGGTATGATCGCTATTTTACGCGCCCTGTGCTGAAAGGCGAAAGCCCCGCTGATCTGGGGCTTATGTAA
- a CDS encoding F0F1 ATP synthase subunit A: MATDASEEGGLVFKPMDQFLIEPLFGDGAIAWYTPTNAALWMGFAIIAVILLMVVGSSKRGVVPSRSQSVAELAYGFIYKMVEDICGKEGLKYFPYIMTLFMFIVCANFLGLIPTAFTPTSHFAVTVVMAMAVFLTVTVLGFVKNGTAFLGLFWVSSAPLALRPILAIIELISYFVRPVSHSIRLAGNVMAGHAVIKVFAGFAALTLVSPVAVLGITAMYGLEVLVSFIQAYVFTILTCVYLKDALHPHH; this comes from the coding sequence ATGGCGACAGATGCAAGCGAAGAAGGCGGTCTGGTTTTCAAGCCAATGGATCAGTTTCTGATTGAGCCGCTGTTCGGGGATGGTGCCATTGCATGGTACACGCCAACGAATGCAGCGCTCTGGATGGGATTTGCCATCATCGCCGTGATCCTTTTGATGGTCGTGGGCAGTTCCAAACGTGGCGTCGTGCCCTCGCGCAGCCAGTCGGTTGCCGAACTGGCCTATGGTTTCATCTACAAGATGGTCGAAGACATCTGCGGCAAGGAAGGGTTGAAGTATTTTCCCTACATCATGACGCTTTTCATGTTCATTGTCTGTGCCAACTTCCTCGGCCTGATCCCCACGGCCTTCACACCGACATCGCATTTCGCTGTGACCGTCGTCATGGCCATGGCCGTCTTCCTGACCGTCACTGTGCTTGGGTTTGTCAAGAACGGTACGGCGTTTTTGGGCTTGTTCTGGGTGTCTTCCGCACCGCTTGCCCTGCGCCCGATCCTGGCGATTATCGAATTGATCTCCTATTTCGTGCGTCCGGTCAGCCATTCCATTCGTCTGGCGGGCAACGTCATGGCCGGTCACGCGGTGATCAAGGTTTTCGCAGGCTTCGCCGCGCTCACATTGGTCAGTCCCGTTGCCGTGCTGGGTATCACCGCAATGTATGGTCTGGAGGTCCTGGTGTCCTTCATACAGGCCTATGTTTTCACCATTTTGACATGCGTATACCTCAAGGACGCATTGCATCCGCATCACTAA
- the tnpA gene encoding IS200/IS605 family transposase, whose translation MQYSTGKHCVYYHRYHLVWSTKYRFKVLCGLLRLRVRDIFRQVCAQSGVEIIKGVLSSDHVHMFVSVPPKLAISDLVRLMKGRSSHKIQQGFPHLKKRYWGRHFWGRGYFSTTNGAIHCPTGSCAA comes from the coding sequence ATGCAATACTCGACCGGCAAACATTGCGTTTACTATCACAGATATCACCTGGTCTGGTCGACGAAATACCGGTTCAAGGTACTGTGCGGCCTGTTGCGCTTGCGGGTCCGTGATATCTTCCGCCAGGTTTGTGCGCAGAGCGGCGTCGAGATCATCAAGGGCGTTTTGTCGAGCGATCACGTTCATATGTTCGTGTCGGTCCCACCGAAACTGGCAATCAGTGATCTGGTACGGCTGATGAAGGGCAGGTCGTCCCACAAAATACAGCAAGGGTTCCCCCATCTCAAAAAACGCTATTGGGGCAGGCACTTTTGGGGCCGTGGGTACTTTTCAACCACCAACGGTGCCATCCATTGCCCGACAGGGTCATGCGCAGCATGA
- a CDS encoding F0F1 ATP synthase subunit B produces MRFQTMLITSAASLTAASPAWAAGKGISLSNTDFVVFLGLAVFIGILIYFKVPGLLLGMLDKRAEGIKSELDEARALRDEAQTLLASYERKQREVQEQADRIVAAAKEEAGVAAEQARADLEVSLERRMAAAVEQIATAQGAALKEVRDQSVSVAIAVAREVIAQQMTAAQGNSLIDNAIMEVDAKLH; encoded by the coding sequence ATGCGTTTTCAAACAATGTTGATCACCAGCGCTGCGAGCCTTACAGCGGCAAGTCCGGCTTGGGCTGCGGGTAAGGGTATTTCGTTGAGCAATACCGATTTTGTGGTTTTTCTGGGTCTTGCGGTATTCATTGGGATTTTGATTTATTTCAAGGTACCCGGTTTGCTTCTGGGGATGCTCGATAAACGCGCCGAGGGGATTAAATCCGAATTGGATGAAGCCCGTGCGCTGCGCGATGAGGCGCAGACCTTGCTGGCCAGTTACGAGCGCAAGCAGCGCGAAGTGCAGGAGCAGGCCGATCGCATCGTGGCTGCCGCAAAGGAAGAAGCGGGTGTTGCCGCAGAGCAGGCACGCGCCGATCTTGAAGTATCGCTGGAACGTCGTATGGCCGCGGCGGTCGAGCAGATCGCTACGGCACAGGGTGCCGCCCTTAAGGAAGTGCGCGATCAATCCGTGAGCGTCGCCATTGCCGTAGCCCGCGAAGTTATCGCCCAACAGATGACTGCGGCGCAGGGCAATAGTTTGATCGACAATGCGATCATGGAAGTTGACGCCAAATTGCACTGA
- a CDS encoding helix-turn-helix transcriptional regulator, whose amino-acid sequence MTRDLDQAFAALADPTRRAILTMLLEDDMAVTDVAEPFEMSLAAISKHLGVLTAAGLISQEKRGRVKWCKLEPDALRAASVWMQGFGQFEPVHLEAFERFLASELPEESA is encoded by the coding sequence ATGACACGTGACCTTGATCAAGCCTTTGCAGCCCTCGCCGATCCAACCCGGCGCGCCATTCTGACAATGTTGTTGGAAGACGATATGGCCGTGACAGATGTGGCCGAGCCGTTCGAGATGTCACTGGCCGCAATCTCGAAACACTTAGGGGTGCTCACCGCCGCCGGTCTGATTTCTCAGGAAAAGCGCGGGCGGGTAAAATGGTGCAAGCTGGAGCCGGACGCGTTGCGCGCAGCCTCCGTCTGGATGCAGGGGTTCGGGCAGTTCGAACCGGTCCATCTGGAGGCTTTCGAGCGGTTTCTCGCGTCCGAACTCCCAGAAGAAAGCGCCTGA
- a CDS encoding F0F1 ATP synthase subunit C, with protein MEGELAHIGAGLAAIGSGAAAIGVGNVAGNYLAGALRNPSAAASQTATLFIGIAFAEALGIFAFLVALLLMFAV; from the coding sequence ATGGAAGGCGAACTCGCACATATCGGCGCAGGTCTGGCAGCAATCGGTTCCGGGGCAGCAGCCATCGGTGTTGGTAACGTTGCAGGAAACTATCTGGCAGGCGCATTGCGCAACCCCTCTGCCGCTGCAAGCCAAACAGCAACACTCTTCATCGGTATCGCTTTCGCGGAAGCCCTTGGGATCTTCGCATTCCTCGTCGCTCTGCTTTTGATGTTCGCTGTTTAA
- a CDS encoding DMT family transporter, with protein MLAFSALVAGSFALGAQVANEIDPAVLNAVRFVLAASVIGAVALATTGLSRTAFAAPWRYIVLGGIFSFYFVLMFEGLKTAPPVSAAAVFTLTPVMAAGFGWLLLAQVTTPRMGLALTVGGAGALWVIFRADFAALRAFEVGRGEMIYFIGCAAHALYTPLARKLNRGEPAVVFTFGVLVAGAVLLVLYAWRDILATDWGALPAIVWITLIYIAFFASSTTFVLLQLATLRLPSAKVMAYTYLTPSWVILWQMALGKGAPGPVILGGVALTILALLLLLRDDGTHAAEPKSQTAR; from the coding sequence ATGCTGGCATTTTCGGCGCTGGTGGCGGGGTCATTTGCTTTGGGTGCGCAGGTCGCCAATGAGATCGACCCGGCTGTGCTCAACGCGGTGCGCTTCGTTCTGGCGGCGTCGGTCATCGGGGCGGTCGCACTGGCCACCACCGGCCTGTCGCGCACAGCTTTTGCCGCGCCGTGGCGGTATATCGTGCTCGGCGGAATTTTCTCGTTCTATTTCGTGCTCATGTTCGAAGGGCTGAAAACCGCGCCTCCCGTGAGTGCTGCGGCGGTGTTCACGCTGACCCCGGTCATGGCGGCGGGTTTTGGCTGGCTGCTGCTGGCGCAGGTCACCACGCCGCGCATGGGGCTGGCGTTAACGGTCGGCGGGGCGGGCGCTCTATGGGTGATCTTTCGCGCGGATTTCGCCGCGCTGCGCGCTTTTGAAGTTGGGCGCGGGGAGATGATCTATTTCATCGGCTGCGCGGCCCATGCGCTCTACACACCCCTGGCGCGCAAGCTGAACCGCGGCGAACCGGCGGTGGTCTTCACCTTTGGCGTTCTGGTCGCGGGGGCGGTTTTGCTGGTGCTTTATGCCTGGCGCGACATCCTGGCGACGGATTGGGGGGCCTTGCCCGCAATCGTCTGGATCACGCTGATTTATATCGCGTTCTTTGCGTCCTCCACGACTTTCGTTTTACTGCAACTCGCCACGCTGCGCCTGCCAAGCGCCAAGGTCATGGCCTATACCTACCTCACGCCGAGCTGGGTGATCCTGTGGCAAATGGCTCTGGGCAAGGGCGCGCCGGGGCCGGTGATCCTGGGGGGTGTCGCGCTGACGATCCTGGCGCTTTTGCTGTTGCTGCGCGATGACGGCACGCATGCAGCGGAACCAAAATCCCAGACCGCGCGTTAA